A single genomic interval of Streptococcus suis harbors:
- a CDS encoding GNAT family N-acetyltransferase has product MIRPIEKGDLVVIREINAQSLGYDCSLEQTERQFFRCTSTLGHILLVYIDDISGAVQGYIHAQVYESLYSDTGLNILGLAVLPGHQGQGIGASLLKAVEQIAQKEGYHFIRLNSAESRLQAHLFYEKNGYHSDKMQKRFIKHI; this is encoded by the coding sequence ATGATTCGTCCCATTGAGAAAGGTGACTTGGTAGTCATCCGAGAAATCAATGCTCAATCCTTAGGGTATGATTGTTCATTGGAACAAACTGAGCGACAGTTTTTTAGATGCACGAGCACATTGGGGCATATCTTGTTGGTCTATATAGATGACATAAGTGGCGCAGTGCAAGGTTACATTCACGCACAAGTCTATGAAAGTCTCTATTCGGATACAGGCCTCAATATTCTCGGACTAGCTGTTTTGCCTGGTCATCAAGGACAAGGGATTGGAGCAAGCCTGCTGAAAGCCGTTGAGCAAATTGCACAGAAAGAGGGCTACCATTTTATTCGCCTCAATTCTGCTGAAAGTCGTCTCCAAGCCCATCTTTTCTACGAAAAGAATGGCTATCACTCCGATAAAATGCAGAAGCGTTTTATCAAGCACATTTAG
- the glyA gene encoding serine hydroxymethyltransferase, whose translation MIFDKVNYKEFDKEVWEAIQAEEKRQQNNIELIASENVVSKAVMAAQGSILTNKYAEGYPGRRYYGGTECVDVVESLAIERAKEIFGAKFANVQPHSGSQANCAAYMALIEPGDTVMGMDLAAGGHLTHGASVSFSGQTYNFVAYNVDEETGLLDYDAILKQAKEVQPKLIVAGASAYARTIDFAKFREIADAVGAKLMVDMAHIAGLVAAGLHPNPVPHAHITTTTTHKTLRGPHGGLILTNDEELIKKINSAIFPGIQGGPLEHVIAAKAVSFKEVLDPAFKDYAQKVIENSKAMAEVFLANPNFKVITGGTDNHLFLVDVTKVVENGKVAQHLLDEVNITLNKNSIPYEKLSPFKTSGIRIGSAAITARGFGVEEARKVAQLTIKALENAENETALEGVRQEVRALTDQFPLYEGL comes from the coding sequence ATGATTTTTGACAAAGTTAACTACAAAGAATTTGATAAAGAAGTTTGGGAAGCTATCCAAGCTGAAGAAAAACGCCAACAAAATAATATCGAATTGATTGCGTCTGAAAACGTTGTTTCTAAAGCTGTTATGGCAGCTCAAGGTTCTATTTTGACCAATAAATACGCAGAAGGTTACCCAGGTCGTCGTTACTATGGCGGTACGGAATGCGTTGACGTAGTTGAAAGTTTAGCTATTGAACGTGCTAAAGAAATATTCGGTGCAAAATTTGCTAACGTTCAACCACACTCAGGAAGCCAGGCCAATTGTGCTGCCTACATGGCCTTGATTGAGCCAGGAGACACTGTTATGGGGATGGACTTAGCTGCAGGTGGTCACTTGACTCACGGTGCATCAGTTAGCTTCTCAGGACAAACTTACAACTTTGTAGCTTACAATGTTGACGAAGAAACTGGCTTGCTTGATTACGATGCAATTTTAAAACAAGCAAAAGAAGTACAGCCAAAATTGATTGTAGCAGGTGCTTCAGCCTATGCCCGTACAATTGACTTTGCTAAATTCCGCGAAATTGCAGATGCAGTGGGTGCCAAACTGATGGTGGATATGGCTCATATTGCTGGTCTTGTAGCAGCAGGTCTTCATCCGAACCCAGTACCACATGCCCATATTACAACAACTACAACTCATAAAACTCTTCGTGGGCCACATGGTGGTTTAATTTTGACCAATGATGAAGAGCTCATCAAGAAAATCAACTCAGCCATCTTCCCAGGCATCCAAGGTGGTCCATTAGAGCATGTCATTGCTGCAAAAGCCGTATCTTTCAAAGAAGTTTTGGACCCAGCTTTCAAAGACTATGCTCAGAAAGTGATTGAGAACAGCAAGGCCATGGCCGAAGTCTTCCTTGCAAACCCTAACTTTAAAGTCATCACAGGAGGAACAGACAACCATCTCTTCCTCGTTGACGTGACCAAAGTTGTTGAAAATGGTAAAGTTGCTCAGCATCTCTTGGATGAAGTAAATATTACTCTCAATAAAAACTCAATTCCTTACGAAAAACTCTCACCATTCAAAACAAGCGGTATCCGTATTGGCTCTGCGGCCATTACTGCTCGCGGTTTTGGAGTAGAGGAAGCTCGCAAAGTTGCACAACTAACTATCAAAGCACTTGAAAATGCAGAAAATGAAACCGCTCTTGAGGGAGTCCGTCAAGAAGTGCGTGCTTTGACAGATCAATTCCCACTTTACGAAGGTTTATAA
- a CDS encoding thymidine kinase, which produces MAQLYYKYGTMNSGKTIEILKVAHNYEEQGKPVVIMTSALDTRDAFGVVSSRIGMRRDAVAIDDDMDIFGFIEKMEPRPYCVLIDEAQFLRRHHVYDLARVVDELDVPVMAFGLKNDFRNELFEGSKHLLLLADKLDEIKTICQYCSKKATMVLRTQDGKPTYEGAQIQIGGNETYIPVCRKHYFSPEINDLP; this is translated from the coding sequence GTGGCTCAATTATACTATAAATATGGGACGATGAATTCAGGCAAAACCATTGAAATTCTTAAAGTTGCTCACAACTATGAAGAGCAAGGAAAACCTGTTGTTATCATGACATCTGCACTTGATACTCGTGATGCCTTTGGTGTTGTATCCAGTCGTATAGGCATGAGAAGAGATGCAGTGGCGATTGACGATGATATGGATATCTTTGGTTTTATTGAAAAAATGGAACCACGTCCTTACTGTGTTCTCATTGATGAAGCACAATTCCTTCGTCGCCATCACGTTTATGACTTGGCACGAGTGGTAGATGAATTGGATGTCCCAGTTATGGCTTTTGGTCTAAAAAATGATTTCCGAAATGAGCTCTTTGAAGGCTCCAAACACTTGTTGCTGTTGGCCGATAAGTTGGATGAAATCAAAACAATCTGCCAATATTGTTCTAAAAAAGCGACAATGGTTTTGAGAACACAGGATGGAAAACCTACTTATGAAGGCGCTCAAATTCAAATCGGTGGAAATGAAACCTACATTCCAGTTTGCCGCAAACATTATTTTTCACCAGAAATTAATGATTTACCCTAA
- the prfA gene encoding peptide chain release factor 1 encodes MNIYDQLQAVEDRYEELGELLSDPDVVSDTKRFMELSKEEAATRDTVTAYREYKTVLQNIVDAEEMIKESSGDADLEEMAKEELKQAKADKEAYEEKLKILLLPKDPNDDKNIILEIRGAAGGDEAALFAGDLLTMYQKYAEGQGWRFEVMEASYNGVGGIKEVVAMVSGQSVYSKLKYESGAHRVQRVPVTESQGRVHTSTATVLIMPEVEEVEYDIDPKDLRVDIYHASGAGGQNVNKVATAVRIVHLPTNIKVEMQEERTQQKNREKAMKIIRARVADHFAQIAQDEQDAERKSTIGTGDRSERIRTYNFPQNRVTDHRIGLTLQKLDTILSGKMDEVVDALVLYDQTQKLEELNK; translated from the coding sequence ATGAACATCTACGATCAATTACAGGCGGTGGAAGACCGCTACGAGGAACTTGGTGAATTGTTGTCTGACCCTGATGTAGTCAGCGATACCAAGCGTTTTATGGAGTTGTCTAAGGAAGAAGCTGCAACTCGTGATACAGTAACAGCCTATCGCGAATATAAGACTGTACTTCAAAACATTGTCGATGCAGAAGAGATGATTAAAGAATCTTCTGGTGATGCTGACTTAGAGGAAATGGCTAAGGAAGAACTCAAACAAGCTAAGGCTGATAAAGAAGCTTACGAAGAAAAGCTGAAAATCCTTCTTTTACCAAAAGACCCTAACGATGACAAAAACATCATCTTGGAAATCCGTGGTGCCGCAGGTGGCGATGAAGCTGCCCTTTTTGCTGGAGACCTTTTGACCATGTACCAAAAGTATGCAGAAGGTCAAGGCTGGCGTTTTGAAGTCATGGAGGCTTCTTATAATGGTGTCGGCGGTATCAAGGAAGTGGTTGCCATGGTCTCTGGTCAATCCGTTTATTCAAAACTCAAGTATGAGTCAGGAGCTCACCGTGTCCAACGTGTCCCTGTAACTGAAAGCCAGGGACGTGTCCACACCTCAACAGCAACTGTCCTCATCATGCCAGAAGTTGAAGAAGTGGAATATGACATCGATCCAAAAGATCTTCGTGTCGATATTTACCACGCATCTGGTGCCGGTGGTCAGAACGTCAACAAGGTTGCAACTGCCGTGCGTATCGTTCACTTGCCAACCAACATCAAGGTGGAGATGCAGGAAGAGCGTACTCAGCAGAAAAACCGTGAAAAGGCCATGAAGATTATCCGTGCCCGTGTAGCTGACCACTTTGCCCAGATTGCCCAAGATGAGCAGGATGCAGAGCGTAAATCAACTATCGGTACAGGTGACCGTTCAGAGCGTATCCGTACCTACAACTTCCCACAAAACCGTGTGACAGACCACCGTATCGGCTTAACCTTGCAAAAGCTGGATACTATCTTGTCAGGTAAGATGGACGAAGTCGTCGATGCCCTTGTCCTCTACGATCAAACGCAAAAACTAGAAGAGCTTAACAAATAA
- a CDS encoding nucleoid-associated protein, whose translation MDIFVKKAIIHQFSPDDTELVLADQLLTVSPKIEEYLRKKIERVFSDEAKTGQFNPDNPFLDYLDGDLLPNSVKIANLWKEEFSISENLKTNDLIFIEFERNGVEHFAFLRISLRENLAHVGLESGSPLKITQNNLPGAGSAPDEALIVNLQTRKYHLIEKRIKHNGTFLNYFSDNLLQVTPAISAKKSIKAVEQTAQKIADNFHQGDFQFQSKVKSAIFNNLEEDNELSPEKLADQLFDNNLTARLNFVDQLKEVIPDKISFDEIDSSRQLKKFENQKLSLSNGIELIVPNAIYEDAESVEFIQNDNGTYSILIKNIEDIKSK comes from the coding sequence ATGGATATATTTGTAAAAAAAGCCATCATACATCAATTTAGTCCTGATGATACAGAGCTGGTCCTTGCCGACCAGCTTTTGACTGTTAGCCCAAAAATAGAAGAATATTTACGTAAAAAGATTGAACGTGTCTTTTCTGATGAAGCAAAAACAGGACAATTCAACCCCGACAATCCTTTTCTTGACTATTTAGATGGTGACCTACTGCCCAACTCTGTCAAGATTGCCAATCTCTGGAAAGAAGAATTTTCAATTTCTGAGAATTTAAAAACCAATGACCTCATTTTCATAGAGTTTGAACGAAATGGTGTGGAACATTTTGCCTTTTTGAGAATCTCACTGCGTGAAAATCTCGCCCACGTTGGTCTGGAAAGCGGAAGTCCTTTAAAAATCACCCAGAATAATTTACCTGGAGCAGGTTCAGCACCTGATGAAGCCTTGATTGTCAATCTTCAAACGCGGAAGTATCATTTGATTGAGAAAAGAATCAAACACAATGGAACCTTCCTCAATTATTTCTCAGATAATCTTCTGCAAGTTACACCAGCTATTTCTGCAAAAAAATCAATCAAAGCAGTAGAGCAAACTGCACAGAAGATTGCTGACAATTTCCATCAAGGCGATTTTCAATTTCAATCGAAAGTCAAGTCAGCTATTTTCAACAATTTGGAAGAAGATAATGAGCTTTCACCCGAAAAATTGGCTGATCAGTTATTCGATAACAACCTGACCGCTCGTTTAAATTTCGTCGATCAACTGAAAGAGGTCATACCTGATAAGATTTCCTTCGATGAAATTGATAGTAGCCGTCAACTTAAGAAATTTGAAAATCAGAAGCTATCTTTATCAAACGGAATTGAGTTGATTGTGCCAAATGCAATCTATGAGGATGCAGAATCGGTTGAGTTTATTCAAAATGACAACGGGACCTATTCTATTCTTATCAAAAATATTGAAGACATAAAGAGCAAGTAA
- the prmC gene encoding peptide chain release factor N(5)-glutamine methyltransferase, with the protein MNYAQLFAAYEEQLVAIGEEAESLSFTFRGLKGLNFTEFLLLLRQEVTPTDKEEIDAIFQQLSQHRPAQYIIGKADFHGLEFAVDERVLIPRPETEELVDLILQENSRAGLRVLDIGTGSGAIAISLAKARSDWEVVAVDISKDALAVAQENARNNQVSVHFLESDVLQAVTGQFDIIVSNPPYISPDDTDEVGLNVLTSEPHLALFAEEDGMAIYRQIADQAGAFLKENGKLYFEIGYKQGQDLTDLLALHFPKKRIRVLKDQFGQDRKVVADDNG; encoded by the coding sequence ATGAATTACGCTCAATTATTTGCAGCATACGAAGAACAATTAGTCGCAATCGGTGAAGAGGCAGAATCCCTGTCCTTCACCTTTCGTGGCTTAAAGGGATTGAACTTTACGGAATTTCTCCTCCTGCTCCGTCAGGAAGTTACACCGACTGACAAAGAAGAGATTGATGCGATTTTTCAGCAACTTTCCCAGCACCGACCTGCCCAGTACATTATCGGCAAGGCTGATTTTCATGGCTTGGAGTTTGCAGTGGATGAGCGAGTCTTGATTCCAAGACCTGAAACGGAAGAATTAGTTGATTTGATTTTGCAGGAAAATAGCAGAGCAGGTTTGCGTGTATTAGACATCGGTACAGGAAGCGGTGCCATAGCTATTTCCCTTGCAAAAGCTAGATCTGATTGGGAAGTGGTAGCAGTTGACATTTCAAAGGATGCCCTAGCAGTGGCTCAGGAAAATGCAAGAAACAATCAAGTATCTGTCCACTTTCTAGAATCGGATGTCTTGCAAGCAGTGACAGGGCAATTTGACATCATTGTTTCTAATCCGCCCTACATCTCACCAGATGACACAGACGAAGTTGGACTCAATGTATTGACTTCTGAGCCTCATCTTGCCTTATTTGCGGAAGAAGATGGCATGGCTATCTATAGACAAATTGCGGATCAAGCAGGGGCATTTTTGAAGGAAAATGGAAAACTCTACTTTGAAATTGGCTACAAGCAAGGGCAAGATCTAACCGACTTACTCGCTCTGCATTTCCCCAAAAAGCGAATTAGAGTCCTCAAAGACCAATTTGGACAGGATAGAAAGGTCGTAGCGGATGACAATGGATAA
- a CDS encoding L-threonylcarbamoyladenylate synthase, which translates to MTMDKLRTILENGGAVILPTETVYGLFAQALNEDAVNRVYQLKQRPRDKAMNLNVSNLNDIYFFSQNTPFFLEKLYNRFMPGPLTIILKANKNVPFWVNSGLDTVGFRLPNHEQTLRLISETGPLIGPSANISGNESGKKFSDIQAQFPVDLPGIKDDQALTGIDSTILDLSGQKARILRQGAISREEIQKAIPEIEFEVVL; encoded by the coding sequence ATGACAATGGATAAACTCCGAACAATTCTTGAAAATGGTGGTGCTGTTATCCTTCCAACTGAAACAGTCTATGGGCTTTTTGCCCAAGCATTGAATGAAGATGCAGTCAATCGTGTCTATCAGTTGAAACAGCGTCCGAGGGACAAGGCAATGAACTTAAATGTCTCAAATCTGAACGATATTTATTTTTTCAGTCAAAATACACCCTTTTTTCTGGAAAAACTGTATAATAGATTTATGCCAGGACCGCTAACGATTATCCTGAAAGCAAACAAAAATGTTCCTTTTTGGGTTAATTCTGGACTGGATACTGTTGGATTTCGTCTTCCCAATCACGAACAAACCTTACGTTTGATTTCAGAGACTGGCCCACTTATTGGACCGTCCGCTAATATTTCAGGAAACGAAAGTGGCAAGAAGTTTTCGGACATCCAGGCACAATTTCCAGTTGATTTGCCTGGCATTAAGGATGACCAAGCTCTGACAGGCATTGATTCAACGATTTTGGACCTTTCTGGACAGAAAGCGCGGATTTTGCGCCAAGGTGCTATCAGCCGCGAAGAGATTCAGAAAGCCATTCCCGAAATAGAATTTGAGGTAGTTTTATGA
- a CDS encoding 4-oxalocrotonate tautomerase, with the protein MPFVRIDLFEGRTEEQKIALAREVTEVVSRNTNAPKEAIHVFINDMPEGTYYPQGEMKRK; encoded by the coding sequence ATGCCATTTGTACGTATTGATTTGTTTGAAGGACGCACAGAAGAACAAAAGATTGCCTTAGCACGTGAAGTTACCGAAGTTGTATCTCGTAATACTAATGCGCCCAAAGAAGCCATTCATGTCTTCATCAATGATATGCCTGAAGGGACCTACTACCCACAAGGTGAAATGAAACGTAAATAA